In one window of Pristiophorus japonicus isolate sPriJap1 chromosome 9, sPriJap1.hap1, whole genome shotgun sequence DNA:
- the LOC139272809 gene encoding zinc finger protein 773-like has translation MEAKSTVHSGERRYTCSVCGQGFSQSSNLLTHQRIHAEERPFICSECGKGFTTSSRLLTHQRVHTGERPFTCSECGKGFTQSSDLLRHQRVHTGERPFTCSECGKGFTTLSNLLVHQRVRTGEKPFTCSVCGEGFTTSSSLLRHQRVHTGERPFTCSECGKGFTRSSSLLTHQRVHTGERSFTCSECGKGFARLSSLLKHQRIHTGQRLFTCCVCGKGFTRSYTLLKHQRVHN, from the coding sequence atggaagcaaaaagcaccgttcacagtggggaaagacggtacacgtgctctgtatgtggacaaggcttcagccaatcgtccaacctgctgacacaccagcgaattcacgctgaggagaggccgttcatctgctccgagtgtgggaagggtttcactaccTCATctcgcctgctgacacaccagcgagttcacaccggggagaggccattcacctgctccgagtgtgggaagggattcactcagtcatccgacctgctgagacaccagcgagttcacactggggagaggccgttcacctgctccgagtgtgggaagggattcactaccttatccaatctgctggtacaccagagagttcgcactggggagaagccattcacctgctccgtgtgtggggagggattcactacgtcatccagcctactgagacaccagcgtgttcacactggggagaggccattcacctgctctgagtgtgggaagggattcactcggtcatccagcctTCTGacccaccagcgagttcacaccggggagagatcgttcacctgctctgagtgtgggaagggattcgctcgatTGTCCAGCCTGTtgaaacaccagcgaattcacactgggcagaggctattcacctgctgtgtgtgtgggaagggattcactcggtcatacaccctgctgaaacaccagcgagttcacaattga